The Gymnogyps californianus isolate 813 chromosome 3, ASM1813914v2, whole genome shotgun sequence genomic sequence gtcataaaaacaaatgtcaaaTGCATGTTATCTGGCAGTTACTAATTATATTGCCATAGTATattacttttcttcttgtgtgattttattcagttttggATTTCAATGATCCCTTCAGTACTGAAGTTAAGCCAAGAATCCTGCTCATGGGACTGAGAAGAAGTGGGAAGTCTTCCATTCAGAAAGTTGTCTTTCACAAAATGTCGCCGAATGAGACTCTCTTCTTGGAGAGCACAAACAAGATCTGCAGAGAGGATGTTTCCAACAGCTCCTTTGTCAACTTTCAGATATGGGATTTTCCTGGGCAGATTGACTTCTTTGACCCTACGTTTGACTATGAGATGATTTTCAGAGGCACTGGAGCACTGATATTTGTTATTGATTCTCAGGTAAAAAAGGGGGCTTtaagctgcctttttcttttcttccttcaacaACAGACAAATGGGTTGGAAAGCATagattttttcaaagcaaataaatgacTTAACTTACATCACAAACACACATTAAAAGGAAGTAATTAAAACTTGAAGAGCTGcttagttatttttaatctctctctgcAGTATGTTCAAAAGTTAACTAATTTACTGTAACATCTCGAGGTTCTCACTCAGATTCCTAAGTGCTGACAGCATGAGATTGGTGCACATGCTGGATGTAGGCTCAGGCTTCTACttccaagaaataaaaaaattaagctgttgCTGAACTGTAGCATTATCTAAAAGTAAGTAtcataaaattttatatatatttttaagaactttcCTACAGttgtagcttttctttttacttcatcAGGATGATTATATGGAAGCATTAGCTCGGCTGCATCTCACTGTGACCAGAGCCTATAAAGTGAATCCAGATATcaactttgaaatttttatcCATAAAGTGGATGGTTTATCTGATGATCACAAGATTGAAACGCAAAGAGATATTCACCAGAGGGCAAATGATGACCTTGCAGATGCTGGATTGGAGAAGATTCACCTCAGGtgagaaaaactgctgtgcagagAATCCTAGAGAGGAGAACAGCTTATTTGACGAGTTACCATTTTCTGTCCTCTTGAAGTAGCAGACAACAAGCTTTTGATATATGAAGGTAAAGGATAATCAGAGACATTGCATTTGACCTGAGCCAAACAAAGTATCTTATTTCTGATTGCTGTCTTGGAGggaaagatggagaggagaTGTGCTTAAAAACAGATAACAAATACGCCAGAGTCCTACCAGtttttgctgcagctgctgtctTGAAATAAGTTGCTTGGACAGAGGCAGCAACCAGTAGAGCTCCAGCCAGTAGAGTGTATATGCCACCTACGTCACTTTTGCCTTCTTTGAAACCTCTCTGCCTCACAGTCCCCTCCCAATCACTAGTCctcactgctgcagcctgcttgGAGCCACTTGGGAAGACAGGTGCTGTATCTTTGCCTTATGTCTGCTGATAAAGCAGATTATTGTAGCAAATCATAAAAAATAGACTGGGAACTAGAGGACATCAAGTTGTCATGGCTTTCTTAGCACTTAAAGCCAAgtacaaatatattaaaaagagagaCCTGCTCCGTGAACATGCCAGCTCTTTAGAGCTCTTAACTACTTGACTGCATCATTGCATTGCTAAATGGGTCCACAGCTTTCAAAAAGTAGATCACAACAGACATACTCGGTAATATTCCTCTCCTGcagtttgaaaaatactttcgTAAGAATACCAAGGTGGGAGTTGCATCATGAAGTTCTACATCAAGGTCTAGTTTGCAGTGtctaggggttttttgtatAGAGATGAAGTCCTATGCTTCAATCGTAACACGTGACTTGATCACAAGGGGTAATTGCATAAGTGTAGGCACTTGCTGTTTgacaatatttcatttcactcaTATTATGAAAGGTACATCATGTTCACAGTATGTGgctaaaaggaaaatgtggtgacgtttttttccagcttttatcTGACAAGCATATATGATCATTCTATATTTGAAGCGTTTAGCAAAGTGGTACAGAAACTGATTCCACAGCTCCCAACACTGGAAAACCTGCTTAACATCTTTATTTCAGTAAGTACTTGTTATATACTTTGTCTGTAGATCCAGCTATGTCCAACATGCATGTTCAGATACTCTGTTCACTGCCTTCTGAGAGATTATGAGCAATGTGAACTCTCAGAGAAATTATCAGAACTTAGTTGAAATGCACCCACATGCAGCTTGGCCTCACCTCCTTGTCTATTAAACAGTGTTGCTGAGCTGCTGAGATACAGTATTTCCTGAATCACAAAAAGTGGGTTAG encodes the following:
- the RRAGD gene encoding ras-related GTP-binding protein D, which encodes MSQVPRKLPEEEEGDEEEEEEEEIVGLAGYADGAESFSDGDVESGGDEAFLDFNDPFSTEVKPRILLMGLRRSGKSSIQKVVFHKMSPNETLFLESTNKICREDVSNSSFVNFQIWDFPGQIDFFDPTFDYEMIFRGTGALIFVIDSQDDYMEALARLHLTVTRAYKVNPDINFEIFIHKVDGLSDDHKIETQRDIHQRANDDLADAGLEKIHLSFYLTSIYDHSIFEAFSKVVQKLIPQLPTLENLLNIFISNSGIEKAFLFDVVSKIYIATDSTPVDMQTYELCCDMIDVVIDISCIYGLKDDGTGTPYDKESMAIIKLNNTTVLYLKEVTKFLALVCFVREESFERKGLIDYNFHCFRKAIQEVFEVRMKVVRSRKHQSHMQKNKRPTPNGTPRMPL